The Streptomyces rimosus genomic interval CTCCATGGCGGCCAGCGTCTCGGCGGACCAGCCCTCGAAGCCGTGCACCGTCGGTTGCAGCTTCTCGGCGAACGCCTCGAAGCGGCCCGGGTCGGGCGCGACCTGGACGTACGCCTCGTACATCTCCTGGAAGTCGCTCTCGGTGGGCATCCGCGGGGAGCCGGGGCGGGCGTGCGGGTCGAGGATTTCGGCGTGATAGCCGTCGCGCCGGTAGTGCGTGGAGGCGAGCACCAGGCGGTCCACCCGCTCGGGGCGGGTGACCGCCAGCTGGAGGGCGGTCAGGCCCCCGAGGCTGAAGCCGAAGACGTCCGCCCGGTCGATCCCGAGGTGGTCCAGCAGCCCCACCACATCGTCGGCCAGACAGGAGAGCGTGGACTCGCGGTCGATGTCGCCGGTGTGTCCGTGGCCCTGCATTTCGACGGCGACGACCTGCCGCGTGGTGGCGAGCGCGGGCAGTATGCCGCCGAAGGTCAGGTCGATGGTGAGCATGCCGCCGTGCAGGAGGACCAGCGGTTGTCCGGTGCCGTGGATCTCGTAGTACAGGTCCAGCCCGTTGACCTGCGCGTACCCCGCGGACGACGGGTATGTGGTGGATTCCTGGCCCTCGCTCATGACCCTGCCTCCATGGCTTGCGGCGCACCTGACGACCGGCCCCCTGGCCCTGCTCGGCCCGGTCCCGGGGCGACTGCTCAGCACATTAGCCGGGGGGTGTGACAACGCCCGCGCATCGCGCCGTGCGCAGGTGGGTAAGCCGGCGGGTCCGCCGCTGCGGGCCCCGTCTCAGCGCCGGGCCGTGACCGTACCCTCCACCGCGAACAGCTCGCCCTCGACGTGGTCCAGCGCCAGCCGCAGCGCACCCGTGGCCACCGCCGCCTCCCCGAGTACGGACAGGGCCACCTGGGGCGGGCGCAGGCAGTAGCGGGCCAGTTCGGCGCGCAGGGGCTCCAGTACGTCGTCCAGACCGGCGGCCCAGCCGCCGACCACGACCAGTTCCGGGTCGAGGGCGAGCACCAGCGCCGCGACATCGTGGACCAGCCGCCGGATGAAACGATCCATCGCGTCCCGGGCCCGCGCGTCGCCCTCGCGCGCGAGGGCGAACACCCGGGCCACCTGCGCCTCGTCCAGGGGATGCAGCGGCTGCCCGGTCGTGGACAGCAGCTTCTCCGGCGTGGCCTCGCGCCCCAGCAGGTGCAGCGCGCCGATCTCCCCGGCCGCGCCGCCGAAGCCGCGGTGCAGCCGCCCTCCGATCAGGGCGCCGGCCCCGGGGCTGAGGCCCGCGAGCACGAACACGATGTCGTCGGAGCCGGCGGCCGCGCCCTTCCAGTGTTCGGCCACGGCGGCGGTGTTCGCGTCGTTCTCCACCAGGACGGGGCACCGGAACGAGCGGCGCAGCCGGTCGCCGAGCGGCAGCCCGGTCCAGTCCGGCAGGGCCGTACCCAGCCGTACGGTGCCGTCCGCCTCGACGATGCCGGGGCTGCCCACCCCGACCGCGCGCAGCGAACTGCGGGCCACGCCCGCCCGCCGCAGCAGCTCTGCCACCGCGGCCCGCACCTTCTCCAGCCGTTCGTCCGCGGGCGCGGTCTCCTCGACCGCGCGCTGCGCGGAGCCGAGGACCCGCCCGCCGAGGTCGGACAGCAGCGCGGCCACCCGGTGCGGGCCGATCTCGATGCCCAGGAGGTGCCCGGCCTCGGTACGGAAGCGGAAGCGGCGGGCCGGGCGGCCCTGGCGGCGGGCGGCGCCCTCGTCGGCGGGCGCCTCGGCGACCAGGCCCGTCTCGATCAGACCCTCGACGACCCCCTCGACGGTGGGCCGGGACAGCCCGGTCACCTCCACGAGGTGGGTGAGCGTCGGGGAGTCGGCGGCGCGCAGCGCGTGCAGCACCACCGCGGAGTTGATCCGTCGCAGCAGGGAGGGGTCCCCGCCGGTTAGCCGCCCCAACGTCCGTCTCCCTCGCATTGCGTGTGTGGCGGATCGTAGCCGGTCAGCCGGTGTGCGGCGAGTCCCGGGCGGCGGGCGGGGGAGGGCCGGGAGGCGGCGCGGGGGCCGCGGGCCCGGCCCCTGCCCGCTGATCGTCCGCCCCGGGAGCGCCCGGCGGCGCCTGACGCGGGGCCAATTGTCAGACCCCGGCGGTTTACTGACGGCATGACGCATGCGACCACAGCACAGCACCTCACCGCCATCGACCTCCTCCGCGGCCGTGCGTTCCCGGCCGAGCCGGTCGCCTCCGCCATGGTCGAGAGCGGCCCCGGCTTCCACGTCGCCCAGCTGCGCGCCGACGAGCAGCTGTGGGACGCCGACCCCGCCGACGTCGAGGAGACGGCGCGGGAGTACCGCGCCGAGCTGGAGGGACTCATATCGGCTCTCTGCTTACGCTGGGGCGAGCCCGAGGTGCTGGACCTGGCGGACCATCTGGAGCGGGTCGCGATGGGCATGCCCGTCCGGCCGCCGCTCGACGTGCTGTGCGGCCAGGTCCCGCGGGTGCACGCCTGGCGCGCCGACGGGAGGTGGATCGCGGTCGGGCTGGGGGAGGGCGAGCCGGAGATGCCGGCCTTCCGGCTGCTGGCGGCGGTGGGCCGGGCGGATGCGGTGCGCTGAGGTCCGGGAACGGGGTCTGCGCGCGGAGCGGGCTCGGTGCGGGAATCGGGGTCTGTGCGTGGAGCAGACTCAGTGCGGGAATCGGGCTCCGTACGCGGAACGGGCTTGGTACGGGCATCGGGCTTGGTACGGGCATCGGGCTCCGTACGCGGAACGGGTGGCGGCGACGGTGCCGCCCGCCCGCCGTGGGCCGGCCGCACCGTCGCCGCCACCCGTGCGGGGGCTGTCGGGCCCGCCACCCGTGCGGGGGCCGTCGGGTGCGGGGGCCGCGCGCGTACCGTACGGGCGCGGCCGTCCCGTCGTTCCTGCCCGGTCTACTTCTCCCTGTTGTTCTGCTTGTCGCGGTGGTGTGCCCACGGGTGGCGCAGCCGGATCCAGATGTCGCGGGCATGGCGCCCGGCCTCGGCACGGCTCTGGGCCACCAGCTCACGGGCCTGCTCCGGGGTCTCGACCATCGGTCCGGAACCGCGCAGCGGCTTGCCCGCCGTCTCGTGCAGGAAGAAGGCCGCGATGAAGCCGATGACACCCGCCACCATCAGGTAGTACGCCGGAATCATATGGCTGCCGGTGGCCTCCACCAGCGCGGACGCGGCCAGCGGCGTGGTGCCGCCGAAGAGCGACACGGAGATGTTGAACGCGATCGACAGCGCCCCGTAGCGCAGATGGGTGGGGAAGAGCGCCGGCAGTGTCGAGGCGGAGGTGCCCGCGAAGCAGACCAGCAGCAGGCCCAGGATGAGGCAGCCGAACGCCGGGAAGAGGATCCCGCCCTGCCGGATCAGCAGGAACGCCGGATAGGAGAGCGCCACCAGCGCGACGCTGGACGCGATGAACACCGGGCGCCGGCCCCATTTGTCGGACGTACGGCCCACGGTCGTGATCGTCAGCGCGACGACGACCATGGTGCCCAGCACCAGCAGCTGCGCGGTCGTGGCGTCCTCGCCCAGCGTCTCGGTCATGAAGGTGGGCAGATAGGAGGTCACCATGTAGTTGGTGACGTTGTACAGCAGCACCAGCCCCATGCAGATCAGCACGGCTTCCCAGTGCCCCGTGAAGATCTCCTTCAGGCGGCCCTTGCCCGACTGCCGCGCCTCCTCGACGGGCGCGTCGTCGGGACCGGCGGCCTCGGCCTGCTGCCGCGCCGCCTCCGCCTCCTGCTTGAAGGCCGGGGTCTCCTCCAGCTTCATGCGCATATAGAGGCCGATCAGGCCGAGCGGCCCGGCGACCATGAACGGAATGCGCCAGCCCCAGCTCTCCAGGCCGTCCGTGCCCAGTACGGCGGTCAGCACGGTGACCAGGCCCGAGCCGAGGGAGTAGCCGACGAAGGTGCCGAAGTCGAGCCAGCTGCCGAGGAAGCCGCGGCGCTTGTCCGGCGCGTATTCGGCGATATAGGTCGTCGCGCCGGCGTACTCGCCGCCGGTGGAGAAGCCCTGCACCAGCCGGCAGACGAGCAGCAGCAGCGGGGCGGCGAAGCCGATGGACTCGTAGCCCGGCAGGAAGCCGACCGCGAAGGTGCTGATCGCCATCATGATCATCGTGGCGGCGAGCACCCGCTGCCGTCCGATGCGGTCGCCCAGCGGCCCGAAGACCAGACCGCCGAGCGGCCGCACGAGGAAGGCGGCGGCGAAGGTGGCGAAGGTGGAGACGAGCTGGGCGCCGGGGGAGCTGGACGGGAAGAAGACCTTGCCCATCGTGGCCGCCAGATAGGCGTAGACCCCGAAGTCGAACCACTCCATCATGTTGCCGAGGGCGGCCGCCGTGACCGCGCGGCGCACCTGCGGTCTGTCGGTGACGGTGACTTCCTCGACACTGAGCTGGCGTTTGCGGCGGCGCAGCAGGGTGCGCAGCAGCCGGTCGGTTTCGGAGTTTCTTCCTCCGTCCGACCGCTTGTTCCGCCGGACGCGCGGCGGCTGAGGCTGACCGGTAGTCATCTCGTCCTGTCGCTAGGGGCTGAGCGGCACATCGGTAACTCCGAGTATCGACGCAAAGGTCGAAATCGGCATAACCAGCATAGGAACGACACGAATGGGGCGAACGCAACGTTTGACGTCTTATCGGCTCACTGGCCGTACCCGTACGGCACAACACCACCGAATGGCTCAAACGCTTCGCACAGCCCCACCATCCCGTGCGTCCTACACACAACGCACGCCTTACCCGTAACGCGGGACTCACACGTCCCGGACGTCACCTTCCTCGGCTTCCTCGTCGAAAGCCGCAGCTCGCAGCCGTGCGTACGCCTCCGCCAGCGCGGCCGGCGGGTAGTGCGCGTTCAGGCCACTGGGGTTCGGCAGCACCCAGATCCGGGTGTCGCCGATCGTCCGCTCCTGCGGGCCGACCTGCGCCCGCTTGTCGTCGAAAGCCACCCGATAGGCCGTCACCCCGGCCACGGCGAGCCACCGCGGCCGCAGCCGCGTCACCTTCTCGACGAGGTGCCGTCCGCCCTCGCGGAACTCCTCCGCGGTCAGCTCGTCGGCCCGGGCGCTGGCCCGCTCCACGACGTTCGTGATGCCGAGGCCGTACGCCAGCAGTTCCTCCTGCTCGGCGGGCTTCAGCACGCGAGGGGTGAACCCGGCCGCGTGCAGGGTGGGCCAGAAGCGGTTGCCGGGCCGGGCGAAGTGGTGGCCGGCGGCGGCCGACATCAGCCCCGGATTGATGCCACAGAAAAGCACCCGCAGGCCGGGCGCCGCCACGTCGGGGACGAGGCGGCCGCGCGCGGCCTGCAGTTCCTCGGGAGTGAATCCCATGTCAGCGGGACCTCACAGGATGGAGCCCGGCGCGTAGGCCGCGGCTTCGGGGTGCTGCTTGGCGATCTCCTCGATACGGGACACGACGGTGGCCACCTGGTCGGCGGCGGCGCCGGTGAAGGACAGCTTGTCGGCCATCAGCGCGTCCAACTGCGCACGGTCGAGCGGGATGCGCTCGTCCGCCGCCAGCTTGTCCAGCAGTTCGTTGCGCTCGACGCCCTGCTCACGCATGGCGAGCGCCGCGGCGACCGCGTTCTCCTTGATCGCCTCGTGCGCCACCTCGCGGCCCACCCCGGCCCGTACGGCGCCCATGAGCACCTTGGTCGTGGCGAGGAAGGGCAGATAGCGGTCCAGCTCCCGCGCGACGACGGCGGGGAAAGCGCCGAACTCGTCCAGCACGGTCAGGAACGTCTCCAGCAGGCCGTCCAGGGCGAAGAAGGCGTCCGGCAGCGCGACCCGGCGCACCACCGAGCAGGACACGTCGCCCTCGTTCCACTGGTCGCCGGACAGCTCGCCGGTCATCGAGGCGTAGCCGCGCAGGATGACCATCAGGCCGTTGACGCGCTCGCAGGAGCGGGTGTTCATCTTGTGCGGCATCGCGGACGAGCCCACCTGGCCGGGCTTGAAACCCTCGGTGACCAGCTCGTGGCCGGCCATCAGCCGGATCGTCTTGGCGAGCGAGGACGGCGCCGCGGCCAGCTGCACCAGGGTGGTGACCACGTCGTAGTCCAGCGAGCGCGGGTAGACCTGGCCGACCGAGGTGAACGCCCGGCCGAAGCCGAGGTGCCCGGCGATCCGCTGCTCCAGCTCCGCCAGCTTCGCGGCGTCGCCGCCCAGCAGGTCCAGCATGTCCTGCGCGGTGCCGACCGGGCCCTTGATGCCGCGCAGCGGATAGCGGGACAGCAGGTCCGTCAGCCGCTCGTACGCGGCCAGCAGCTCGTCGGCGGCGGTCGCGAAGCGCTTGCCCAGCGTGGTCGCCTGCGCCGCGACGTTGTGCGAGCGCCCCGCCATCACCAGCTCGGCATGCTCACCGGCAAGCCGGCCCAGCCGCGCCAGCACGGCGACGGTACGGTCCCGCATCAGCTCCAGCGACAGCCGGACCTGCAGCTGCTCGACGTTCTCGGTCAGATCGCGCGAGGTCATGCCCTTGTGGACCTGCTCATGCCCGGCGAGCGCGTTGAACTCCTCGATCCGCGCCTTCACATCGTGCCGGGTGACCTTCTCCCGCTCGGCGATCGACGCCAGGTCGACACTCTCCAGCACCCGCTCATAATCGGCGAGCGCCTGCTCCGGCACCTCCACCCCGAGATCCTTCTGCGCACGAAGCACCGCGAGCCACAGCTTGCGCTCCAGCTTGACCTTGTACTCGGGGGACCACAGGACGGCGAGCTCCGCGGAGGCGTAGCGGCCGGCCAGAACATTCGGAATGCGGGGCTTGGCAGTCACGTGACGAGAGTCTACTGGTCACGTGACAGCCTCGACATCCAGCCCTGTGACCTGGGGAACTGGCTTCTTCCTTGATCAACTGGAAGGGGTGGGGGCGGGGCGACCGGAGGGGCCCGCGGCCTGGTGAGTCCTGGTGATCTTGTGTGTGGTGTGGGGCTTGGTGATGGTGGCGCAGTGGCCCTCCGCGTTGAGGCACTCCTTCATCCAGGGCCGGAGCCGTCGGATCGGCCGGCCGCGCAGCGCGGACTCCTTCACCGAAGGAACGGGTGGTATGGCGCGCCCGTGCTCTTCGGTGGCGGGGAGCTCGCAGAATGATCATGGCCGGAGCGGGCCGGGGTTTCCGACCGGTCGCCGACATCCTCGCCCTGCGGCCGGGGCTCATCCGGCGGGGCCTGCCCTTGGAGGCGGCGTCCGGGGGCCGGCATCGGCCTGGCTTTCGACGGCCCGGGCACCATGATGATGGTCTGGGTGCTCGCTACTGCCCGACGGCGTGGCTCGGTCGGGGGGCGGCGCGACGGCGCCCCGACCCCTCCTGGTTCCGATCCCTCTCGCTTCGGACCACCCCCCGTCCGGGCGCTGGATCCGGCAAGATGACGCAGCGACTCGTCCGGCGCCGATCGTCGCACCAAGGCCCGGCGCCTCCAGCTGTCGTTTCGCGAAGATCTGCGAGCCGGTGCCCCGACTGTCGCCGGGCCCTGCAGGCACCCACGCCTCTCAGCCAAGTCATGGGCCTCCGTGCCAGTGGGGCCTCGCCCGGAACGGAAAGAAGCATGGGCCACACTGAAACGGTGCTGCCCACACCGCCCACGCCAGACGATCCCGGCCGGCTCCCCGCCCCCTGGTGGGTCCCTGATGACGGCGTCCTGCACGCCCTGGAACAGGAACTCCGCCGGGAACTGCCGCCGGACCACCCGCTGCACGGTGCCCGGGTCCGCGCGGCGGCACGCTGCGAAGCCTGCGACGACGTCCTGTTCCGTGTCACCGACCGTTCCTTCCGCTGGGCAGTTGTTCATCTGACCTGGAGCGGCCGCCAGGAACAGTCCCCCTGGCCCCGGACAACACCACTGGCCGACCTCGAAGGCCCGCAACGCTTCCTTCACGACGGCACCAGCGACGCCTGATACTCCAGCGTGACTTCGTAGTTCCGCGCACGTAGGGCCTGTGGCGGCTGCTGAGCGGCGCTCTGCCCGATCGCACGGAGGACATCGGCGAGCCGGACCAGGCAGTGGCCCACGGCTCGGTTCGGCTTGGCGAGGATGGGATGCGGCGAACCCGCAGGGACCCAGGGCCGGTTCACCGGTCGGTCGGCCCACCCCCCTTCCGCGACTCCCCCCTGACCCGCGCGGAGAAGATCAGACGCCCCCGGCGCCCCACAGCATCAACCACCTGCCCACCTCCCCACAAACCGTTCTGCCGTCGTTCACGTGCCGTCTGCACATCAGGAGGCACTTCGTTTGGATTGCGTCGGGAGCGTCGTGCCGCCCCATCCTCCGCGACCCCTGGACGTATACCGTGACCGCATTACGTACGCGCCGTCGGCCTCGTGCTCTCGCTCTCCTTGCCGTCGGGGCGGCACTGGCCGGTGCGCTCGTCGCCTCACCTGCCGGCGCGGCCCCGGCCGGTGACATCCGTATCAACGAAGTGGTGACCACCGGGGACGTCGAGGACTCGGTCGAGCTGTACAACAAGGGCACCGCTACGGTCGACATCTCGGGCTGGATTCTCAAGGACGACAAGGACGGCTCGAAGTACAAGATCGCCTCCGGAACCACGCTGGCCGCGGGCGCTTTTCGTGCCTTCGACGTCCACGACGCGTTCGGGCTGGGAGCGGATGACAAGGCTCGTCTGTACCTGCCGGACGGCAAGACGCTGGTCGACAGTTTCTCCTGGAGCAAGCATTCCGGCCCTTCCTGGTCACGCTGCCCCGACGGCATCGGGGCCTTCCAGACGGTCGTAATGACGCTGGGGGCCCCAAACGACTGTGGCGGTGACGGCATCACGCCCGTGCCGTGGCCCGGCAGCAACTCCGTGACGGACGCTGACGCTTCCAATGTCTTCGGGGAGGACCTCAGCGGCCTTTACCAGGACGGCAACATCATGTGGGGCGCCCAGAACAGCGGCAAGCTGTGGCGCCTGGTCCGTAACGGCTCCGGCGGCTGGACCCCCGACACCAGCAGCGGCTGGAGATCCGGCAAGGCCCTGCGCTTCCCCGGCGGCTCCGGGCACCCCGACAGCGAGGGCGTCACCGTGACCGGCAACGGTTCCGCGGGCGGCGTCTTCGTCGCCAGTGAACGCAACGGTGACGTCTCCGGCACCAGCCGCCTGTCCGTCCTGAAGTACGACGTCTCCGGCACCGGCTCCGCGCTGACCGCCGTCAAGGAGTGGAACCTCACCTCCGACCTGCCGCCGGTCGGCTCCAACCTCGGCTTCGAGGGCATCACCTGGGTCCCCGATACCTACCTGACCCGGGCCGCCTTCAAGGATGCCTCCACCGGCGCCGCTTATGACCCGGCCCGCTACGGCGCCCACAGTGGGGGCGTGTTCTTCGCCGGAGTCGAAGGTACGGGGACGATCTACGGTTACGTCCTTCAGGACTCCGGCGCCTTCACCCGCGTCGCGTCCGTCAACAGCGGCATGCGTGGCGTCATGGAACTCCAGTGGGAACCCCGGGCCGCCCGCCTGTGGGCCGTCTGCGACGACACCTGCGGCGGCCAGCACCGCACCTTGCAGGTCGACAAGGCCGGCGCCTTCACCACCACCGCCGTCTACAACCGCCCCACCGGCATGCCCAACTACAACAACGAGGGCTTCGCCCTGGCAGGCGCCGACGAGTGCATTGCCGGATCCAAGCCCGTCTACTGGGCCGACGACGCCAACGACGACGGCCACGCACTGCGCGAGGGCAGCATCACCTGCTGACCCTTGCCCCGACCCGCCGGTCGCGCCGCGCGCAGCAGTGCGGACTATGTCTCGGGCGGCTTCGGGAGAGCTTCGCGCAGGCGGTCGAGGAGTGCCCGGGCCGCGGGGCTGGAGGGGCCGGTGGCCTGCCAGGCGAGCGCGATGCGTGCCCGCATTTCGGGGCGGACGATCCGCATGGTGCGAAGTTGCCCGTCGAGGGGCGATTCGTCCTCCCCGGCAGGTAGTACGGCGATGCCCAGGCCCCGCGCGGCGAGTCGTACGAGCACGTGCGGGGCGGCCGCCTCGAAGGCGACGCGGGGCCGGAATCCGGCCTGCGAGCAGCCGCGTTCGAGTGCCGCGCGTACCCCGGTACCGTGCGGCAGGCAGATCAGCGGTCTGTCGCGGAGATCGGCGAGCGGGATGGTCGTGCCATACGTACGGTCGGGAAGCGGAACGTTGGGCGCGGCGGCGGCAACCAGCGGGACGTCGATCACGGTCTGGAAGGCCATTCCCGGTGGTGGTACCTCTTCCGCCGTCCCGAGGATGGCGATGTCCAGCTCGCCGGCCAGGAGGGCGGCCTGCATTCGCTCCGTGGTGTCCTCGGTGAGCGTCAACTCGACCGAGGGGTGGGCGTCGTGGAAGTCCGCGAGCAAAGCGGCGATGTCGAAGACGTGGCCGGTGGCGCCGGAGACCAGTCCGAGCGTGACCCGGCCGCGTAGCAGTCCCGTGTACGCGTCCACCGTCTGCCGCACCGCCTCCGCCGCGGCCAGTGCGGCACGGGCGTGCGGCAGGACCGCCCGGCCCACCTCGGTCGGTGTCACCGACCGTCCGGAGCGGTCGAGCAGCGGCTGCCCCACTTCCTTCTCCAACTGGCGGATCTGGGCGCTCAAGCCGGGCTGCGCCAGGTGCAGCCGGGCCGCGGCGCGGGTGAAGCCTCCCTCCTCGACCACGGAGACGAAGTAGCGCAGCTGACGCAGTTCCATAACCAGTGATTCTAGGTGCCAGCAGAACCATCTATTGGAGATATGGCCCTGTCGGCGGCAGGCTTGATCACATGGAGAACGCGACACCGCGCAAAGGGAACAAGTCCGAGATCAGAGCCGCGATTTCGGCGGAACGCCGCGAACTTGCCGACCTGTTGGACACTCTCCGGGCCGACCAGTGGGAGGGGCAGAGCCTCTGTGCGGGATGGCGGGTGCGTGAGGTGGCAGCACACATGTCGATGGGGTTCCGGCTCCGCTTGCCCGCGATGCTCGGCGAGTTGGCCAAGGCGCGCGGGAACCTCCACCGGATGACCGACCGGGTCGCGCGCAAGGACGCGGCCGCCCATTCCACCGCCGCACTCGCCGCCTTCCTCCGGGACAACGCCGATCACCCCTGGGCCCCACCGGTCGGCGGGCTCGCGGCGGCGCTCGGCCACGACGTGGTGCACGGGCTGGACATCACCGTCGCGCTCGGCCTCGACCGGCGGGTCCCCGAGGACCGGCTGCGCATCCTGCTCGACGCGATCCGGCCCAGCAGCCTGAAGTTCTTCGGCGCCGACCTCGACGGGGTGCGGCTGTATGCCGAGGACCTCGACTGGTCGTACGGCTCGGGCTCGCCGCTGTACGGCTCCGCCC includes:
- a CDS encoding alpha/beta fold hydrolase; this translates as MSEGQESTTYPSSAGYAQVNGLDLYYEIHGTGQPLVLLHGGMLTIDLTFGGILPALATTRQVVAVEMQGHGHTGDIDRESTLSCLADDVVGLLDHLGIDRADVFGFSLGGLTALQLAVTRPERVDRLVLASTHYRRDGYHAEILDPHARPGSPRMPTESDFQEMYEAYVQVAPDPGRFEAFAEKLQPTVHGFEGWSAETLAAMEAPVLLLVGTPTSSGWSTPSRCTA
- a CDS encoding ROK family transcriptional regulator; the encoded protein is MGRLTGGDPSLLRRINSAVVLHALRAADSPTLTHLVEVTGLSRPTVEGVVEGLIETGLVAEAPADEGAARRQGRPARRFRFRTEAGHLLGIEIGPHRVAALLSDLGGRVLGSAQRAVEETAPADERLEKVRAAVAELLRRAGVARSSLRAVGVGSPGIVEADGTVRLGTALPDWTGLPLGDRLRRSFRCPVLVENDANTAAVAEHWKGAAAGSDDIVFVLAGLSPGAGALIGGRLHRGFGGAAGEIGALHLLGREATPEKLLSTTGQPLHPLDEAQVARVFALAREGDARARDAMDRFIRRLVHDVAALVLALDPELVVVGGWAAGLDDVLEPLRAELARYCLRPPQVALSVLGEAAVATGALRLALDHVEGELFAVEGTVTARR
- the proP gene encoding glycine betaine/L-proline transporter ProP, which produces MLRTLLRRRKRQLSVEEVTVTDRPQVRRAVTAAALGNMMEWFDFGVYAYLAATMGKVFFPSSSPGAQLVSTFATFAAAFLVRPLGGLVFGPLGDRIGRQRVLAATMIMMAISTFAVGFLPGYESIGFAAPLLLLVCRLVQGFSTGGEYAGATTYIAEYAPDKRRGFLGSWLDFGTFVGYSLGSGLVTVLTAVLGTDGLESWGWRIPFMVAGPLGLIGLYMRMKLEETPAFKQEAEAARQQAEAAGPDDAPVEEARQSGKGRLKEIFTGHWEAVLICMGLVLLYNVTNYMVTSYLPTFMTETLGEDATTAQLLVLGTMVVVALTITTVGRTSDKWGRRPVFIASSVALVALSYPAFLLIRQGGILFPAFGCLILGLLLVCFAGTSASTLPALFPTHLRYGALSIAFNISVSLFGGTTPLAASALVEATGSHMIPAYYLMVAGVIGFIAAFFLHETAGKPLRGSGPMVETPEQARELVAQSRAEAGRHARDIWIRLRHPWAHHRDKQNNREK
- the mug gene encoding G/U mismatch-specific DNA glycosylase, with the translated sequence MGFTPEELQAARGRLVPDVAAPGLRVLFCGINPGLMSAAAGHHFARPGNRFWPTLHAAGFTPRVLKPAEQEELLAYGLGITNVVERASARADELTAEEFREGGRHLVEKVTRLRPRWLAVAGVTAYRVAFDDKRAQVGPQERTIGDTRIWVLPNPSGLNAHYPPAALAEAYARLRAAAFDEEAEEGDVRDV
- the purB gene encoding adenylosuccinate lyase, with the translated sequence MTAKPRIPNVLAGRYASAELAVLWSPEYKVKLERKLWLAVLRAQKDLGVEVPEQALADYERVLESVDLASIAEREKVTRHDVKARIEEFNALAGHEQVHKGMTSRDLTENVEQLQVRLSLELMRDRTVAVLARLGRLAGEHAELVMAGRSHNVAAQATTLGKRFATAADELLAAYERLTDLLSRYPLRGIKGPVGTAQDMLDLLGGDAAKLAELEQRIAGHLGFGRAFTSVGQVYPRSLDYDVVTTLVQLAAAPSSLAKTIRLMAGHELVTEGFKPGQVGSSAMPHKMNTRSCERVNGLMVILRGYASMTGELSGDQWNEGDVSCSVVRRVALPDAFFALDGLLETFLTVLDEFGAFPAVVARELDRYLPFLATTKVLMGAVRAGVGREVAHEAIKENAVAAALAMREQGVERNELLDKLAADERIPLDRAQLDALMADKLSFTGAAADQVATVVSRIEEIAKQHPEAAAYAPGSIL
- a CDS encoding lamin tail domain-containing protein; this translates as MTALRTRRRPRALALLAVGAALAGALVASPAGAAPAGDIRINEVVTTGDVEDSVELYNKGTATVDISGWILKDDKDGSKYKIASGTTLAAGAFRAFDVHDAFGLGADDKARLYLPDGKTLVDSFSWSKHSGPSWSRCPDGIGAFQTVVMTLGAPNDCGGDGITPVPWPGSNSVTDADASNVFGEDLSGLYQDGNIMWGAQNSGKLWRLVRNGSGGWTPDTSSGWRSGKALRFPGGSGHPDSEGVTVTGNGSAGGVFVASERNGDVSGTSRLSVLKYDVSGTGSALTAVKEWNLTSDLPPVGSNLGFEGITWVPDTYLTRAAFKDASTGAAYDPARYGAHSGGVFFAGVEGTGTIYGYVLQDSGAFTRVASVNSGMRGVMELQWEPRAARLWAVCDDTCGGQHRTLQVDKAGAFTTTAVYNRPTGMPNYNNEGFALAGADECIAGSKPVYWADDANDDGHALREGSITC
- a CDS encoding LysR family transcriptional regulator; translated protein: MELRQLRYFVSVVEEGGFTRAAARLHLAQPGLSAQIRQLEKEVGQPLLDRSGRSVTPTEVGRAVLPHARAALAAAEAVRQTVDAYTGLLRGRVTLGLVSGATGHVFDIAALLADFHDAHPSVELTLTEDTTERMQAALLAGELDIAILGTAEEVPPPGMAFQTVIDVPLVAAAAPNVPLPDRTYGTTIPLADLRDRPLICLPHGTGVRAALERGCSQAGFRPRVAFEAAAPHVLVRLAARGLGIAVLPAGEDESPLDGQLRTMRIVRPEMRARIALAWQATGPSSPAARALLDRLREALPKPPET
- a CDS encoding maleylpyruvate isomerase family mycothiol-dependent enzyme — translated: MENATPRKGNKSEIRAAISAERRELADLLDTLRADQWEGQSLCAGWRVREVAAHMSMGFRLRLPAMLGELAKARGNLHRMTDRVARKDAAAHSTAALAAFLRDNADHPWAPPVGGLAAALGHDVVHGLDITVALGLDRRVPEDRLRILLDAIRPSSLKFFGADLDGVRLYAEDLDWSYGSGSPLYGSAQDLLLLAYGRRVPGSRLRGEPSSRFTLPAG